CGTTGCGCAGCACGACCGGGGGCACCCCGTTCACCTCGGCCAGCAGTTGGACGACGTTGTGGGTGAACGAGTCGTAGTTGTCCACCAAAAGCGTGCGAACCGGGCTCACGACGCCACCACCATCCGATCGGCGGGTGTTGCGGGATTGGCGCGCGCGGTCGGCGCGCGCTGCGGAACGGAACTCATGGGCAGCCTAGGCGTCCGCCCACCGGTATTCCGATGTCCAAGCGACCAGGTCCTCTTGTGTCCGCGCACAATGATTTTCCGGAAATTCCGCTGTTACGGTTCCGGCTGTCCTCGCGGACACCGGAGATCGGACATCGGCCTTTCACCCGAACCGGCGAGAACGCAGCCGGTTTCCCGTCCCGACCGCGGTCGTGGCGCCAGTCAAGCCGGAGAGGAGCAGGTCAGCGTGAGCAGCCCACTCGACCCCGCCTCGGTCCGCTCGTCGCTGCTGTCGACGGACGACCCGTCGACGTGGCGCAGGTTCGCCGGCGTGGTCGCGGGCGACCCGGCGTTGCGCGCGGCCATGATCCGCCGCGAGGCCAGGGTCGTCAGCCTGTCCTCGCACTCCAACGGTCTGTTCGACACCGCGCTGGCCACCGCCGGGCTCTGCGTCGGCCTGGACCTGCACATCCTGCAGACGCCGTTCGGCCAGCTCGAACAGCAGTTGCTGGACCGCTCCTCGGACTTCCTCGACCACCGGCCCGACTTCGTGATCCTCTCCGGCACGGTCGAGGACCTGGTCCAGGGCACACCGGACCCGGACCAGGCCGTGGACGAGGCGGTGCGCCGGTGGTCCCGCCTGTGGTGGCTGACCGCGGAACGGCTGCGCTGCCGCGTCGTGCAACACCTGTTCGTCCCGCCCGCGCACGACGACCTGGCCGCGGACCCGCGCACGTGGTCGCGCAGCGCGACCGCGGTGGTCACGCGGACCAACCAGGCGCTGCGCGACCGCGCGGGTGACGACGTGCTGATCGTCGACAGCGAGCGGTTGGCCGCCGAGGTCGGCCTGCGCAACTGGCGGGACGACCGCTACTGGCACCTGATGAGGCAGGCGGTGAGCATCGACGTGTTGCCGGTGCTGGCCAAGGCGACCGCCGGCGTGCTGGCCGCCGAGCTCGGCACGACCCGGCGCTGCGTGGTCGTCGACCTGGACAACACCCTCTGGGACGGTGTGCTCGCGGACGACGGTTTCGCGGGCGTGGGGCTCGCCTCCGGGGCCAGGGCCGAGGGGTTCCGGCGCTTCCAAGAACACCTGCTGTGGTTGCACAAGAGGGGTGTCGCGCTCGCGGTGGCCAGCAAGAACGACCCGGAGCTGGCGGTGCGCGGGCTCGCCGAGGTGCCCGGGATGGTGCTCGGACCCGAGCACTTCGCCGCCGTGGTCGCCGACTGGCGGCCGAAGTCGGAGCAGCTCGTCGAGATCGCCGAGTCGCTGCGGCTGCCGCTGGACAGCCTCGTCTTCGTCGACGACAACCCCGCCGAGTGCGCACAGGTCGGATGGGCCCACCCGGAAGTGGACGTCGTGCTGCTGCCCCGACACCCCGCCGACTACACCGCCGCGCTGGCCGGGCGCCCCACGCTGGCCGGGGCGCCGGTCTCCCCGGCCGACTCGCTGCGGGCCGCCTCCTACCGCGCGCTCGCCGCCGCGGACCGGCTGCGCGACCACGCCCCGTCGCTGGAGGAGTTCCTGGACCAGCTCCGGATGGTGTCGCGGGTCCGCCCGGTCGACGGGGAGTCGCTGCCCCGAGTCGCCCGGCTCGTGCAGAAGACGAACCAGTTCAACGCCACCACCCGCAGGCACTCCCCGGCCGAGCTGGAGGACCGCGTCGGCGCGCCCGACTGGATCTGCCTGACCCTGGAGCTGAGCGACCGGTTCGGCCGGCACGGCATCGTGGGCGCCCTGCTGGCGCACACCACCCCACCGGTGGCGGAGATCGACACGCTGCTGCTGAGCTGCCGGGTCATCGGTCGCACCGCCGAGCGGCGGCTGGTGGCCGAGGCCGCCGAACTCGCCGCGCGGGCAGGGTGCACCACCCTGCGCGGCCTCTACACCCCGTCGGGTCGCAACGACCTCGTCCGCGACCTGTACCCGCGACTGGGGTTCCACGAGGTCCGCCGAAGCGGCCACCTCGTCGTCTACGACCACCACCTGGGTTCGACGTCCCTGGACACCCCGCACATCACCGAGGAGCCCGATGCCTGAGGACACGCTCGCCGTCGTGCTCGCCCTCTACCGGGAGATGGGCCTGTCCTCGCCGGACGAGGACGGGGTCGCCGAGGAGGACATCGAGCTGTGGGACTCGCTGGTGCACGTCCAACTCGCGCACGCGGTGGAGCAGCGGCTGTCCATCACGCTCCCCGACGACCTGCTGGTGCCGCTGCCCGGCCTCACCCTCGGCGAGTTCGCCCAGGCCGCGCACGAGGTCCGGGAACGGCATCCCGCATGATGCTCACCGCCCACCACGTCGAGCGGTTCGCCCGCGCGAGCGGCGATGTGAACCCCCTGCACACCGACGAGGAGTTCGCCCACCGCAGCCCGTTCGGCAGGCCCATCGCCCACGGCTGCCTTGTCGTGCTGGCGGCGCTCGCCGCGGCACCACCGGGGTCGCCGCCCGGGGCGCCGCCGATCCGGGCGTCGTTCCTCCGGCCCGTCTTCCCGGGCACGCGCTACCGGGTGCGGTGGGGCGCGGACCGCGTCGTCGTGGAGCACGGCGGCGAACCGGCGGTCGTCATCCGCTTCGGCGGGACGCCGGTGGCGGCCGACCCCTCCGCCGGTGGCGAACCGTTCCCGGTCGGGGAGCCGGACCTCGCCGAGCTCCGCTCGCTCGTGGCGGACCTGGGCGCGAACACCTTCGACGACGACGTGCTCTCCGGGTTGGCCGTGTGCAGCCGGATCGCGGGCGTGCACCAACCCGGCCGACACGGTCTGCTGACCTCCGCCACGCTGCGAACCCGGCGGGGGACCGGCGCGACCGGTGGCCGGCTGCGCGTGCTGTCCGAGGACCGGCGGACCGGGATCGTCCGCGTGGGTGCCGGCTGGGGCTCGCGGTCGGGGTGGACCACCGCGGAGATCACCGCCTTCCGCCGCCGTCCGGCTCCCGCGCCGTCCGCCGCGTCCACCGCCGCGCACCTGCCGCCGGGCGAGGCGCTGCGGGGGACCCACGTCGTGGTCACGGGCGGCAGCCGGGGGTTCGGCGCGGCCATGACCGCCGCGCTGGCCACCCAGGGAGCCGTGGTCTGGGTGCTGTACGCGCGGTCGGACGACGCCGTCGCCGCGCTGCGGGCCGAGTTCGGCCGGGACCGCGTCCGACCGCTGCGCTGCGACGCCACCGATCCGCACGCCGTCGAGCAGGCGGTCCGAGTCGCCCGACGGGAGGCCCGGACCATCGCGGGCGCGGTCCTGTGCGCCACACCGCCGTTGCTGCCCAACCCGGTCCACGTCGACGCGGTGCTGCCCGCGGTCGGGCAACTGGGCCGCGCTCTCACGACCTCCCTGCTCCCGCTCGCCGCGCTCCTGCCGTGGCTGGCGGCGGACCGCGGCTGGCTGGTGTTCACCTCCACCGCCGCGCTGGACAACCCGAGAACCGATTGGCTGCACTACACGGCCGGCAAGGTCGCGGCGGAGCACTACGTCCGGCACCTGGCGAGCAGGCACCGACTCCCCCTGCTGGTGACCAGACCGCCGGCCATGCGCACCGAGTTGACGAACGGGCCCGCCACCGCGCTGGCCGCCCGGGCACCCGAGGAGGTCGCCGCCGACGTGACCCGCTGGGTGCTCGACCACCACGCCCCACCACCCGACCTCAGCGCAGGAGCACGCCCATGACGTCGACGTTGCAGAAGTTCGACCTCACCGGCCACGTCAGCGTGGTCACCGGCGGTAACCGCGGCATCGGCCTGGGCATCGCCGTCGGCCTGGCGCGCGCCGGTGCCCGGATCAGCGTGTGGGGACGCGACGAGGAGAACAACCGGGCCGCCGAGGAGGTGCTGCGCGCCGAGGGCGTGGACGCCATCGCGGTCGAGTGCGACGTGTCCGACCACGAGCAGGTCGACCGCGCCACGCGGGTGACGGTGGAGCGCTTCGGCGGTGTCGACTCGTGCTTCGCCGTGGCGGGTGTCAACTCGCAGACGCCGTTCGTCGACACCACGCTCGAGGAGTTCCGCCGGGTGGTCGGCGTCAACCTGGAAGGCACGTTCCTGACGTTCCAGGCGGTGGCCAGGCACATGGTCGACCGGGGGAGCGGCAGCCTGGTGGCCGTGTCCTCCATCTCCGCGCACAGCGGCCAACCCCGCAGCGTGCACTACGCGGCGAGCAAGGCGGGCATCGGCGCGTTGGCCAAGAGCCTGGCGGTCGAGCTGGCCCGGTACGGCGTCCGGGCGAACACCGTCGTCCCGGGGTGGATCGAGACGGACATGATCGCCCCGTTCCTGGCCGACGAGAAGTTCGTCGACCGGGTGATCCGGCGGATTCCGCAACGCCGCTGGGGCCGGCCGGAGGACCTGGCGGGCCTCGCGGTGTTCCTCGCCGGTCCCGCGTCCGGGTACGTCACCGGCGCCGAATTCGTCGTCGACGGCGGCTACACGCTGTTCTGAAGGTCCCGCACGGCCGAGGGGTGGCA
This DNA window, taken from Saccharothrix variisporea, encodes the following:
- a CDS encoding SDR family NAD(P)-dependent oxidoreductase encodes the protein MMLTAHHVERFARASGDVNPLHTDEEFAHRSPFGRPIAHGCLVVLAALAAAPPGSPPGAPPIRASFLRPVFPGTRYRVRWGADRVVVEHGGEPAVVIRFGGTPVAADPSAGGEPFPVGEPDLAELRSLVADLGANTFDDDVLSGLAVCSRIAGVHQPGRHGLLTSATLRTRRGTGATGGRLRVLSEDRRTGIVRVGAGWGSRSGWTTAEITAFRRRPAPAPSAASTAAHLPPGEALRGTHVVVTGGSRGFGAAMTAALATQGAVVWVLYARSDDAVAALRAEFGRDRVRPLRCDATDPHAVEQAVRVARREARTIAGAVLCATPPLLPNPVHVDAVLPAVGQLGRALTTSLLPLAALLPWLAADRGWLVFTSTAALDNPRTDWLHYTAGKVAAEHYVRHLASRHRLPLLVTRPPAMRTELTNGPATALAARAPEEVAADVTRWVLDHHAPPPDLSAGARP
- a CDS encoding HAD-IIIC family phosphatase, producing MSSPLDPASVRSSLLSTDDPSTWRRFAGVVAGDPALRAAMIRREARVVSLSSHSNGLFDTALATAGLCVGLDLHILQTPFGQLEQQLLDRSSDFLDHRPDFVILSGTVEDLVQGTPDPDQAVDEAVRRWSRLWWLTAERLRCRVVQHLFVPPAHDDLAADPRTWSRSATAVVTRTNQALRDRAGDDVLIVDSERLAAEVGLRNWRDDRYWHLMRQAVSIDVLPVLAKATAGVLAAELGTTRRCVVVDLDNTLWDGVLADDGFAGVGLASGARAEGFRRFQEHLLWLHKRGVALAVASKNDPELAVRGLAEVPGMVLGPEHFAAVVADWRPKSEQLVEIAESLRLPLDSLVFVDDNPAECAQVGWAHPEVDVVLLPRHPADYTAALAGRPTLAGAPVSPADSLRAASYRALAAADRLRDHAPSLEEFLDQLRMVSRVRPVDGESLPRVARLVQKTNQFNATTRRHSPAELEDRVGAPDWICLTLELSDRFGRHGIVGALLAHTTPPVAEIDTLLLSCRVIGRTAERRLVAEAAELAARAGCTTLRGLYTPSGRNDLVRDLYPRLGFHEVRRSGHLVVYDHHLGSTSLDTPHITEEPDA
- a CDS encoding SDR family NAD(P)-dependent oxidoreductase; this translates as MTSTLQKFDLTGHVSVVTGGNRGIGLGIAVGLARAGARISVWGRDEENNRAAEEVLRAEGVDAIAVECDVSDHEQVDRATRVTVERFGGVDSCFAVAGVNSQTPFVDTTLEEFRRVVGVNLEGTFLTFQAVARHMVDRGSGSLVAVSSISAHSGQPRSVHYAASKAGIGALAKSLAVELARYGVRANTVVPGWIETDMIAPFLADEKFVDRVIRRIPQRRWGRPEDLAGLAVFLAGPASGYVTGAEFVVDGGYTLF